The Opitutaceae bacterium genome has a window encoding:
- the ligD gene encoding non-homologous end-joining DNA ligase, which produces MPHPPSLPRLDVAFTRPEKVLFPAADFTKGDLVRYYDAASTYLLPHLKNRPVSLIRFPDGVGGESFYSKNAPDFAPEWVTTYDVPRRRNEGNIRYVLINSRRVLAWCANLAAIEIHPFLHRAANLDRPTHVVFDLDPGEGEDLRTCAKVAKLVKKITDQLGLELFPKTSGSKGLQLYLPLNTTVSYDTTKAFAQAMAELLAQQHPDLVVSNMDKRLRKGRVLIDWSQNHTAKTTVSVYSIRGKREEPFVSMPVTWDELKRLRSASTLQFTPEDALKRLEKKGDLFAPVLSLKQRLPRAFLSTAKAQERTEPLSEQTATSRVRNTKAPKTLERYGEKRDFKATAEPSPASSAKGAKDEKVRRFVIQKHAATRLHFDLRLESGGTLKSWAVPKGLPTEPGLRRLAVEVEDHPVDYMNFEGTIPKGQYGGGTVMIWDTGTYKVTKGRIAGGNVGFRLKGKKLKGEWHLFRIEGEGEKAQWLVQKADGKTLALTKSQEERSVVSKRTLEQIAAAG; this is translated from the coding sequence ATGCCCCACCCTCCTTCGCTCCCGAGACTGGATGTCGCCTTCACCCGTCCTGAGAAAGTTCTTTTTCCGGCCGCCGATTTCACCAAAGGAGATTTGGTGCGGTACTACGATGCGGCGTCAACGTACCTGTTGCCTCACCTGAAGAACAGGCCCGTGAGCCTCATACGGTTCCCGGATGGCGTGGGAGGGGAGAGCTTTTATAGCAAAAACGCACCAGACTTCGCGCCCGAGTGGGTGACCACTTACGATGTTCCGCGGCGCCGCAACGAAGGGAACATCCGGTATGTGCTCATCAACAGCCGCAGGGTGCTCGCCTGGTGCGCCAATCTCGCCGCGATCGAGATTCACCCTTTCCTCCACCGAGCGGCCAACCTCGACCGCCCCACGCATGTGGTATTCGACCTTGATCCCGGAGAGGGCGAGGACCTGCGGACCTGTGCGAAGGTGGCAAAGCTCGTAAAAAAGATCACGGACCAGTTGGGCCTTGAGCTTTTCCCAAAAACCTCGGGATCAAAGGGACTCCAGCTCTATCTTCCGCTCAATACCACCGTGAGCTACGACACAACCAAGGCGTTCGCGCAGGCCATGGCGGAGTTGCTCGCCCAGCAGCACCCGGACCTCGTCGTGAGCAACATGGACAAACGCCTTCGCAAGGGACGAGTCCTGATTGACTGGAGTCAAAATCACACGGCCAAGACCACGGTATCCGTATATTCGATACGTGGGAAGCGTGAGGAGCCATTCGTTTCCATGCCGGTCACCTGGGACGAACTGAAGCGCTTACGGTCCGCTTCCACGCTGCAGTTCACCCCGGAAGACGCACTCAAGCGCCTCGAGAAGAAAGGGGATCTCTTCGCCCCCGTGCTTAGCCTGAAGCAGCGACTTCCGAGGGCCTTCCTTTCCACCGCCAAAGCGCAGGAGCGTACGGAACCTCTGTCAGAGCAGACGGCAACATCGCGGGTACGGAACACGAAGGCACCGAAAACGCTGGAGCGCTACGGGGAGAAGCGTGATTTCAAGGCAACTGCCGAGCCATCGCCGGCGTCCTCGGCGAAAGGAGCGAAAGACGAGAAGGTCCGTCGTTTCGTCATCCAGAAACACGCCGCGACGCGATTGCATTTCGATCTCCGGCTCGAAAGCGGGGGGACGCTCAAGTCGTGGGCTGTTCCCAAGGGCCTTCCAACAGAACCGGGACTTCGAAGACTCGCCGTTGAGGTCGAGGATCATCCAGTCGACTACATGAACTTCGAGGGCACAATCCCCAAAGGCCAGTATGGCGGAGGAACCGTGATGATCTGGGATACTGGCACCTACAAGGTCACGAAGGGAAGAATTGCGGGTGGGAATGTCGGGTTCCGGCTCAAAGGCAAAAAGCTCAAGGGAGAATGGCACCTGTTCCGCATCGAGGGTGAAGGAGAGAAGGCGCAGTGGCTCGTGCAGAAAGCCGACGGCAAGACGCTTGCGCTTACGAAATCACAGGAGGAGCGCTCGGTGGTTTCGAAACGGACCCTGGAGCAGATCGCAGCGGCAGGGTGA